The nucleotide window GGCCGGCATTCGGCCGGTTGCATACAGGGGCGGCCAGAGGAGGCGGAAAAGCTGGGCGCGGACCTGGCAGATATGCTCCGGCTGAAAGCGGCGGACGGAGTATGAACTTAGGATTATAATGAGAAAGGCAGCAGTCAGATATGGATAAGATCGGCAAGGTATGGCTGGTGGGAGCCGGCCCCTCGGATCCCGGGTTGTTTACGATAAAAGGGTTCCGGGTGCTGGAACAGGCTCAGGTAGTGGTATATGACCGTCTGGTGGGGCAGGCAGTCCTTCGGATGATGCCGCAGACGGCGGAGAAGATAAATGTAGGGAAGCGGTCCGGCGCGCACCCGGTGCCTCAGGAAGAGATCAACCAGATCCTTTTGGATAAAGCGAAAGAGGGAAAACGCGTTGTCCGGCTAAAGGGGGGAGACCCATTTGTATTTGGCAGGGGAGGAGAAGAGCTGGAGCTTCTGGTGAAAAACGGGATTCCCTTTGAGGTCGTGCCGGGAGTGACAGCGGCTGCTGCCGTACCGGCCTATGCCGGAATACCGGTGACCCACAGGGACTACTGTTCTTCCGTGCATTTGATAACCGCCCATAAGAAGCGGGGGAGCAAAGAAGAGCTGGATTTTGATACTTTGTCCAGGCTGGATGGGACCCTGGTGTTTTATATGGGCCTCAGCGCCTTGGGAGATATATGCGGAGGGCTTTTAAAAGCCGGCGTGGATCCGGATATGCCGGCGGCGGTGCTGGAGCGGGGGACAACTGCCGCGCAGAGGAAGGTGGTATCGACCCTTTCCAGACTGAAAGAGGAGGCCGATAAAGCTGATATAGGCTCTCCTTCTCTGATCGTGGTTGGAAAGGTCTGCGGCCTGGCAGATACCTTTCACTGGGCAGAGGACAGGCCCCTGGGGAAACAGAGGGTTGTTGTCACCAGGCCGAAGAAAAGGAGCAGGAAGCTGGCGGACAGGCTGGAGGCTCTTGGCGCGGAGGTGATTCTGCTTCCGGCCATAGAGACAAGGCCGATAGAAGACAATAAACCGCTGGAGGATGCGCTTCAAGGCCTGGAGCGGTATCAGTGGATCGGCTTTACCAGCTCAGAAGGGGCGGACTGCTTTTTTGATGCGCTCTATCGCCGGAAGATGGACGTGAGGAGCCTGGCAGGGATACGGTTTGCGGCCATCGGGTCGGCGACCAGAAGGTCTGTGGAAAAGAGGGGGATTCTGGTGGAACTGCAGCCGGAGACATACACAGGGGAAGCATTCGGGAAGCTTCTGGCCCAGTCGATGGCTCCTGGCGAGAGGCTTCTTCTCCCAAGGGCCAGGATTGGCACAGAACAGATCATCGGGCCGCTGACGGAGGCGGGGATTCTGTTTGAGGATATTCCAGTCTACGATACTGTGTGGGAGCAGATCGGCGGAACAGAATTTAAACTTCTGCCGGATGACATTGTGACCTTTACCAGCGCGTCCACAGTGAAAGGATTCGTGCAGATGATGCATGGGACCGATCTAAGCAGGATACGGGGCCTCTGCATCGGCGGGCAGACGGCGGAGGAGGCTGCGAGGCATGGGATCCGCGTGGAAATATCGGACCGCGCGGATGTGGAAAGTATGGTAGAAAAGCTGCTGGATGTAAAGGATAGCGGATGGAAATAATCGGGCATGTATGCAGAAGGAGGAAAAAGGAAATGGATATGGTGAAGCGCCCCAGGCGTCTGAGAGGCGGAGAAACGCTGAGAAGAATGGTGCGGGAAACCAGGATGGATAAGGCTTCTCTGGTCTATCCGATGTTTGTGGTGGAAGGAAAGGGAATCCGGCATGAGATTCCTTCCATGCCTGGTCAGTATCATTATAGTCTGGATATGCTGCCGGCGGCTCTGGAGGAAGCAGCAGATGCGGGAGTTTCCAGTATTATGCTGTTTGGGATACCAGACAAAAAGGATGAGCTCGGCAGCGGCGCCTATGACCGGGACGGAATCATTCAGAGGGCGCTCAGGACCGGGAAGGATACGGTGCCGGAGCTCTATTATATCACCGATGTCTGTATGTGCGAATATACCTCCCACGGACACTGCGGCGCCTTGTGTGGCCATGATGTGGACAACGACGCGACTCTCCCTCTTTTGGCGAAGACGGCGCTGTCCCACGTACAGGCGGGGGCCGACATGGTCGCGCCTTCCGATATGATGGACGGAAGAGTAGGAGCGATACGGGAGACGCTGGATAAAAATGGATATGTGAATACGCCGATCATGTCCTACGCTGTGAAATATGCGTCTGCCTTTTACGGCCCTTTCCGGGAGGCGGCGGATTCCGCCCCCAGCTTTGGGGACAGGAAGACCTATCAAATGGATTTCCACAATGTAAAAGAGGGGATAAAGGAAGCACTTTTGGATGTGGAGGAGGGAGCCGATCTCGTCATGGTGAAGCCGGCCCTTTCCTATATGGATGTGATACGGAGAGTCTCAGAGACGGTCCATGTGCCGGTGGCGGCCTACAGTGTGAGCGGAGAATACGCAATGATAAAGGCGGCCGCTTTAAAGGGCTGGATCAAGGAAGAGGCCATTGTATGTGAGTCGGCTGCTTCCATATACCGGGCCGGCGCGGATATCCTGATCACCTATTATGCGAAAGAGCTGGCAAGATATATGGACGAGGGCAGGATCGGATGAAGGACTCAGAGAGAAGAGGAGACAGGATATGAGCATATCGGAGCAATTATTTGAAAGGGCGAAACGTGTGATTCCCGGCGGCGTCAACAGTCCGGTCCGCGCATTTCAGGCGGTGGGAGGAAACCCACGTTTTATTGCCCATGCAGAAAAGGAAATGATCACGGATGTGGACGGGAATACATATATCGATTATATTGGCTCCTGGGGACCGATGATCCTCGGACATAACCATCCGGCCATCAAGGCCGCCGCCATGGCAGCGGCTGAAAAAGGCCTGAGCTTTGGAGCCAGCTGTCCGGCGGAGGTGGAGATGGCGGAGCTCATCTGTGAGATGGTGCCTTCCATTGAACTGATCCGGATGGTGAACTCCGGGACGGAAGCAGTGATGTCCGCTCTCCGAGTGGCCAGAGGATATACCGGGAAAAGCAAGGTGATAAAATTTGAGGGCTGCTATCACGGACACAGCGACGGGATGCTGGTAAAGGCAGGGTCCGGAGTGATGACCAGTGGAGTGCCGGACAGCGCCGGAGTGCCGGAAGGCTGTGCCAGAGATACCCTGACGGCAGTCTATAATGATATGGAGAGCGTACGAACGCTGTTTTCGGAATGTCCTGGGGAAATCGCGGCGGTGATCATTGAGCCGGTGGCGGCCAATATGGGCGTGGTGGCTCCCAAGGAAGGGTTTCTGGAGGAACTGCGCCAGGTTTGCACGGAGCAGGGGGCGCTGCTGATCTTTGACGAAGTGATCACCGGTT belongs to Qiania dongpingensis and includes:
- the hemL gene encoding glutamate-1-semialdehyde 2,1-aminomutase, translating into MSISEQLFERAKRVIPGGVNSPVRAFQAVGGNPRFIAHAEKEMITDVDGNTYIDYIGSWGPMILGHNHPAIKAAAMAAAEKGLSFGASCPAEVEMAELICEMVPSIELIRMVNSGTEAVMSALRVARGYTGKSKVIKFEGCYHGHSDGMLVKAGSGVMTSGVPDSAGVPEGCARDTLTAVYNDMESVRTLFSECPGEIAAVIIEPVAANMGVVAPKEGFLEELRQVCTEQGALLIFDEVITGFRLGFDGAQGYYGIEPDMTTFGKIIGAGMPVGAYGGRRDIMEMVAPVGNVYQAGTLSGNPVAMAAGLAQLHILKDHPEIYRNMNEMGEYFRNELRGIVSRSGAPCQVNGVGSLSCLFFTAEPVTDYRSAKTADVKAFGEYFRYLLSHGIYVAPSQFEAVFMSSVHTREDVDKTLSVIEDYWRK
- the cobA gene encoding uroporphyrinogen-III C-methyltransferase, which gives rise to MDKIGKVWLVGAGPSDPGLFTIKGFRVLEQAQVVVYDRLVGQAVLRMMPQTAEKINVGKRSGAHPVPQEEINQILLDKAKEGKRVVRLKGGDPFVFGRGGEELELLVKNGIPFEVVPGVTAAAAVPAYAGIPVTHRDYCSSVHLITAHKKRGSKEELDFDTLSRLDGTLVFYMGLSALGDICGGLLKAGVDPDMPAAVLERGTTAAQRKVVSTLSRLKEEADKADIGSPSLIVVGKVCGLADTFHWAEDRPLGKQRVVVTRPKKRSRKLADRLEALGAEVILLPAIETRPIEDNKPLEDALQGLERYQWIGFTSSEGADCFFDALYRRKMDVRSLAGIRFAAIGSATRRSVEKRGILVELQPETYTGEAFGKLLAQSMAPGERLLLPRARIGTEQIIGPLTEAGILFEDIPVYDTVWEQIGGTEFKLLPDDIVTFTSASTVKGFVQMMHGTDLSRIRGLCIGGQTAEEAARHGIRVEISDRADVESMVEKLLDVKDSGWK
- the hemB gene encoding porphobilinogen synthase, yielding MDMVKRPRRLRGGETLRRMVRETRMDKASLVYPMFVVEGKGIRHEIPSMPGQYHYSLDMLPAALEEAADAGVSSIMLFGIPDKKDELGSGAYDRDGIIQRALRTGKDTVPELYYITDVCMCEYTSHGHCGALCGHDVDNDATLPLLAKTALSHVQAGADMVAPSDMMDGRVGAIRETLDKNGYVNTPIMSYAVKYASAFYGPFREAADSAPSFGDRKTYQMDFHNVKEGIKEALLDVEEGADLVMVKPALSYMDVIRRVSETVHVPVAAYSVSGEYAMIKAAALKGWIKEEAIVCESAASIYRAGADILITYYAKELARYMDEGRIG